A single window of Pontiella agarivorans DNA harbors:
- the atzF gene encoding allophanate hydrolase — translation MKSLQISALHQAYAKGEETVESVMEKCLQRADELAPEVWIRKLTAEEVAVYVQALEGESPETKPLYGIPFVIKDNIDLGGIPTTAGCPDYKFVPEQSAHVVEQLIQAGAIPLGKTNLDQFATGLVGTRSPYGACPNSFDPDYVSGGSSSGSAVAVADGCASFSLGTDTAGSGRVPAAFNNLIGLKPSKGLLSCSGVVPACKSLDCVSIFALDAADAQAVFDVANHFDPSDCYARELEQAPVISSGWKFGVPKREQLKFFGSREYESAFSESLDMLEKAGGTRVEVDFQPFLDAANLLYSGAWVNERHAAVGEFIEANPEAVLDTTRTIILSGLAIPAPDVFKGFYKLQEFKRVADEVMGSVDLIVTPTAGTPYKIDEVNADPVQLNTNLGYYTNYMNLLDYAAIAVPTALTPSVPFGVTLVSFSGHDLKLLQLADRLHQVSGLNVGKTERRPMPLELSPNKKRTIDVAVCGAHLNGYPLHHQLEDLGAVFVESTETAKAYRMFAFETDGIAKPGLIRDAENGGRIYVEIYRLTYQNFGKFVAAIPAPLGIGKIKLRGGAEVCGFIAEPEVSSLGKDITELGDWRKFAG, via the coding sequence ATGAAAAGTTTACAGATCAGTGCGCTGCATCAGGCGTATGCAAAGGGTGAAGAGACGGTGGAGTCCGTCATGGAAAAATGTCTGCAGCGGGCGGACGAACTTGCGCCGGAGGTGTGGATCCGGAAGCTGACGGCGGAAGAGGTTGCGGTTTATGTCCAGGCATTGGAAGGCGAGTCGCCGGAAACGAAACCGCTCTACGGCATTCCGTTTGTGATTAAAGACAATATCGACCTGGGCGGTATTCCGACGACGGCCGGCTGCCCGGACTATAAATTTGTACCGGAGCAGTCGGCGCATGTGGTTGAACAGCTGATTCAGGCCGGTGCCATTCCGCTGGGAAAAACCAACCTCGATCAGTTTGCAACGGGGCTGGTCGGCACGCGGTCGCCCTACGGTGCCTGCCCGAACAGCTTTGATCCGGACTATGTTTCCGGCGGATCGAGCAGCGGTTCGGCGGTGGCGGTGGCGGACGGCTGTGCGTCGTTTTCGCTGGGAACGGATACGGCCGGCTCCGGTCGCGTTCCGGCGGCATTCAATAATCTGATCGGGCTGAAACCCTCTAAAGGCTTGCTGAGCTGCTCGGGTGTGGTACCGGCGTGTAAGAGCCTTGACTGCGTTTCAATTTTTGCGCTCGATGCGGCCGATGCGCAGGCGGTGTTTGATGTGGCGAACCATTTTGATCCGTCGGACTGCTATGCCCGCGAGCTGGAGCAGGCGCCTGTGATTTCCAGCGGTTGGAAATTCGGGGTGCCGAAAAGAGAGCAGTTGAAGTTTTTCGGAAGCCGCGAATATGAATCCGCATTTTCTGAAAGCCTGGATATGCTGGAGAAGGCGGGCGGCACACGGGTTGAGGTGGATTTTCAGCCGTTCCTTGATGCGGCAAACCTGCTCTATTCCGGCGCCTGGGTGAATGAACGCCATGCGGCGGTGGGTGAATTTATTGAAGCAAATCCCGAGGCCGTGCTGGATACCACGCGGACGATTATTCTCTCCGGCCTCGCGATTCCGGCGCCGGATGTATTCAAGGGTTTTTATAAGCTGCAGGAGTTCAAACGCGTTGCCGATGAGGTGATGGGATCGGTCGATCTGATCGTTACGCCGACGGCGGGGACGCCCTATAAAATTGATGAAGTGAATGCGGATCCGGTTCAGCTGAACACGAATCTCGGTTATTACACGAACTATATGAACCTGCTCGACTATGCGGCGATCGCTGTGCCGACTGCACTGACCCCGTCGGTGCCGTTCGGCGTGACGCTGGTCTCATTTTCCGGGCACGATCTGAAGCTGCTTCAGCTGGCGGACCGTCTGCATCAGGTTTCCGGATTGAATGTTGGAAAAACAGAGCGGCGCCCGATGCCGCTGGAGCTTTCACCGAATAAAAAACGGACGATTGATGTGGCGGTTTGCGGCGCACACTTGAACGGCTACCCGCTGCATCATCAGCTGGAAGATCTCGGTGCGGTTTTTGTGGAGTCAACCGAAACGGCGAAGGCCTATCGGATGTTTGCTTTTGAAACCGACGGCATCGCCAAGCCCGGCCTGATCCGTGATGCGGAAAACGGCGGGCGGATCTATGTGGAGATCTACCGGCTGACCTATCAGAACTTCGGGAAATTTGTCGCGGCCATTCCGGCTCCGCTGGGCATTGGCAAAATAAAACTCCGGGGCGGAGCGGAGGTCTGCGGCTTTATCGCCGAGCCGGAAGTTTCAAGCCTTGGAAAAGATATCACCGAACTCGGCGACTGGCGAAAGTTTGCCGGTTAG
- a CDS encoding ABC transporter permease, whose translation MKLDLFAIRKSIPAAHYYTLAVLGFLFSILLYTWISHQSWCNPLFVPKPGQIWTAFIGQMQSPELWMDIKSSFYRVTGGFLLATLFALPLGIYMGTFRSVESFFQPQMEFLRYVPVPALVPLVMIFCGIGEWAKIMLIFLGTFFQLVLMIADEVRRIPIDLIQCSQTLGASRGEIIRSVLARAAMPGIFDALRLCNGWAWTYVIVAELVASTEGMGFRIMRFYRFIQTPEIFVYLILLGVIGLLLDYFFRKLNARLFHWADTSKR comes from the coding sequence ATGAAGCTGGATCTGTTTGCCATCCGCAAAAGTATCCCGGCCGCCCACTATTATACCCTGGCCGTGCTTGGATTTCTTTTTTCCATTCTGCTCTACACCTGGATCAGCCACCAGTCCTGGTGCAACCCCCTGTTTGTTCCGAAGCCGGGCCAGATCTGGACGGCGTTTATCGGCCAGATGCAGTCGCCCGAACTCTGGATGGATATAAAGAGCAGTTTCTACCGGGTGACCGGCGGTTTTTTACTGGCGACGCTTTTTGCTCTCCCGCTGGGCATCTATATGGGCACCTTCCGCTCCGTGGAATCCTTCTTTCAGCCCCAGATGGAATTCCTGCGCTATGTCCCCGTTCCAGCGCTGGTGCCGCTGGTCATGATTTTCTGCGGCATCGGCGAGTGGGCCAAAATTATGCTCATCTTTCTCGGCACCTTCTTTCAGCTGGTGCTCATGATCGCCGACGAAGTCCGCCGTATTCCGATCGATCTCATCCAATGCAGCCAGACCCTCGGTGCCTCCCGCGGCGAGATCATCCGGTCCGTGCTCGCCCGTGCCGCCATGCCCGGTATTTTCGATGCGCTGCGCCTGTGCAACGGGTGGGCCTGGACCTACGTCATTGTGGCGGAACTGGTGGCCTCCACCGAGGGCATGGGTTTCCGGATCATGCGGTTTTACCGCTTCATTCAAACGCCCGAGATTTTCGTTTATCTGATCCTGCTCGGGGTCATCGGACTCCTGCTGGACTATTTTTTCAGAAAACTGAACGCCCGCCTTTTCCATTGGGCAGATACGAGCAAACGATGA
- a CDS encoding CopG family ribbon-helix-helix protein, which yields MKKEKQNYKRFSVTMPAELYEELEEMAEDRGMDNRSMMISDLVKREVLKHRQMDRTRVMAGTLTITYDAAIDDCANRLIALRRNYLDEVISTFQVMLEDGKNLEIWLVQGQVEVLHTLLSQALKCSKSMMGQITFADAILPPLRTNR from the coding sequence ATGAAGAAAGAAAAACAGAATTACAAACGGTTCAGTGTCACCATGCCGGCCGAGCTCTATGAAGAGCTCGAAGAGATGGCGGAAGATCGGGGGATGGATAACCGCTCCATGATGATCTCGGATCTGGTGAAACGCGAAGTACTCAAGCACCGGCAGATGGACCGCACCCGCGTGATGGCGGGAACGCTGACCATCACCTACGACGCGGCGATTGACGACTGCGCCAACAGGCTGATCGCGCTGCGCCGCAACTATCTGGATGAAGTGATCTCCACCTTCCAGGTGATGCTGGAGGATGGAAAGAATCTGGAAATCTGGCTGGTGCAGGGCCAGGTGGAAGTGCTTCACACCCTGCTTTCCCAGGCGCTCAAATGCAGCAAAAGCATGATGGGGCAGATTACGTTTGCCGATGCCATCCTGCCGCCGCTCAGAACCAATCGATAA
- the uca gene encoding urea carboxylase gives MFKKVLVANRGEIACRIIRTLKEMGIAAVAVYSDADADAEHVAMADEAYNIGPALAKESYLNTDKILSVMKENNVEAVHPGYGFLSENVEFRKMCLEQGIEFIGPEESHILEFGLKHMARDLAESAGVPLVPGTPLLNSMEEALEAAEHIGYPVMLKSTAGGGGIGMRICNESDELEAHYDTIKRLGKNYFKDEGVFLEKYIRTSRHIEVQVFGNGKGDVVVLGERDCSVQRRNQKVIEETPAPNITEETRTALHAAAKTLTEKVSYRSAGTVEFIYDTETGQFYFLEVNTRLQVEHGITEEVFGVDLVRWMVELAAGEDPTPGNFELKPSGCAMEFRVYAEDPGKDYQPSSGIITKAEFPEGIRVDKWVETGTEVSAYYDPLLAKVIVTGETRDETIARSIDALTATSLCGFETNIFLMKQVLENKIFQSGEVFTGLLNTFDYSVSTIEVVVPGTQTTVQDVPGRTGFWGVGVPPSGPMDMLSFRIANRLVGNEEKAAALEMTMSGGSYKFNCAATVAVAGGDLTVMLNEAVVPQHEAFEVKAGDTVSVSAFYKGQRAYLAVRGGLDVPDYMGSKSTFILGRFGGHAGRALTAGDVLHIGDAVSKDWTMKKLPETAVPEISNHWKVGVMYGPHGAPDFFTEQDIETFLEHEWEVHFNSSRTGVRLIGPKPEWARTDGGEAGLHPSNIHDNAYAVGAIDFTGDMPVILGPDGPSLGGFVCPVTVVGAELWKIGQLKPGDTVQFIPVTLEEAGRLEKENAALIQSGEPMTVPNYATIEDTPAIIGTWNEDDEFEKVVCRQAGDQYLLLEFGPLQLDLRLRFKVHAWNLKFEELNLPGIIDMTPGIRSFQLHFDPAVLSRTQLLELIDSLIKELGENPPEEVESRIVHLPLSWDDPQTRVAIEKYMSSVRKDAPWCPSNIEFIRRINGLDSIQDVQNILFDASYLVMGLGDVYLGAPVATPLDPRHRLVTTKYNPARTWTPENAVGIGGAYMCVYGMEGPGGYQFVGRTVQMWNRYHQTKEFEPGKPWLLQPFDQIRFYLVGGDELMQMRRDFLKGRFSLKIEKTTFNINAYNTFLEENAEAIDAFKTTQQAAFAKEYQHWVDNDLLTFEEAVQQVSSEETEIMDGAEAVTASVAGSVWQCKVEVGDTVEAGDEAVVLESMKTEIPVIAPVAGEVVQLFCKPGDTVKQGQAVCSIKSK, from the coding sequence ATGTTTAAGAAAGTACTGGTAGCCAACCGCGGCGAAATTGCGTGTCGCATCATCCGCACCCTGAAGGAAATGGGCATTGCCGCCGTCGCGGTTTATTCCGATGCCGACGCCGATGCGGAGCACGTAGCGATGGCCGACGAGGCGTACAACATCGGTCCGGCGCTGGCGAAAGAGAGTTATCTCAACACGGATAAAATTCTTTCAGTGATGAAGGAAAACAACGTGGAGGCGGTGCATCCGGGCTACGGCTTCCTGAGTGAAAATGTCGAGTTCCGGAAAATGTGTCTGGAACAGGGGATTGAATTCATCGGTCCCGAGGAAAGCCACATTCTGGAGTTCGGCCTCAAACACATGGCGCGCGATCTGGCGGAATCCGCCGGCGTGCCGCTGGTGCCGGGAACGCCGCTGCTTAACAGTATGGAAGAGGCGCTCGAAGCGGCGGAGCATATCGGCTATCCGGTCATGCTCAAAAGTACCGCCGGCGGCGGGGGCATCGGCATGCGCATCTGCAACGAATCCGACGAGCTCGAAGCGCATTACGATACGATCAAACGCCTCGGTAAAAACTACTTTAAAGACGAAGGCGTCTTTCTTGAAAAATATATCCGCACGTCGCGGCACATCGAAGTGCAGGTGTTCGGTAACGGCAAAGGCGATGTGGTGGTGCTCGGCGAGCGCGACTGTTCCGTGCAGCGCCGGAACCAGAAGGTGATTGAAGAGACGCCGGCACCGAATATTACGGAGGAGACCCGCACGGCCCTGCATGCCGCCGCGAAAACTCTGACCGAAAAGGTGTCCTATCGTTCCGCCGGTACCGTTGAATTTATTTATGACACCGAGACCGGGCAGTTTTACTTCCTGGAAGTGAACACCCGCCTGCAGGTGGAGCACGGCATCACCGAAGAGGTGTTCGGCGTCGACCTGGTGCGCTGGATGGTGGAGCTGGCCGCCGGCGAAGATCCAACCCCTGGAAACTTTGAGCTGAAACCGTCCGGCTGTGCGATGGAGTTCCGCGTCTATGCCGAGGATCCCGGCAAGGACTATCAGCCATCGAGCGGCATCATTACCAAAGCCGAATTTCCGGAAGGCATTCGGGTGGATAAATGGGTGGAAACGGGCACCGAAGTTTCGGCCTACTATGATCCGCTGCTGGCCAAGGTGATTGTGACCGGCGAAACGCGCGACGAAACGATTGCCCGATCAATCGATGCACTGACGGCGACCAGCCTCTGCGGATTTGAAACCAACATCTTTCTCATGAAGCAGGTGCTGGAAAATAAAATTTTTCAGAGCGGCGAGGTATTCACCGGGCTGCTGAATACCTTCGACTATTCGGTCAGCACGATTGAGGTGGTTGTGCCGGGAACGCAGACCACGGTGCAGGATGTGCCGGGCCGTACCGGCTTCTGGGGCGTCGGGGTTCCGCCGTCGGGGCCGATGGATATGCTCAGTTTCCGCATCGCCAACCGCCTGGTCGGTAATGAGGAAAAGGCCGCGGCGCTGGAAATGACCATGTCGGGCGGAAGCTATAAATTTAATTGCGCGGCGACCGTAGCGGTGGCCGGCGGCGATTTGACCGTGATGCTGAATGAAGCCGTCGTTCCGCAGCATGAAGCCTTTGAAGTGAAGGCCGGCGATACGGTCAGTGTGAGTGCATTTTACAAAGGGCAGCGCGCGTATCTTGCGGTGCGCGGCGGGCTGGATGTGCCGGATTATATGGGCAGCAAATCGACCTTTATTCTCGGGCGCTTCGGCGGCCATGCGGGACGGGCGCTGACGGCCGGCGATGTGCTGCATATCGGCGATGCGGTTTCCAAGGATTGGACCATGAAAAAACTGCCGGAAACCGCGGTGCCGGAAATTTCCAACCATTGGAAAGTCGGCGTGATGTACGGCCCGCACGGCGCGCCCGATTTCTTTACGGAGCAGGATATTGAAACCTTCCTGGAGCATGAATGGGAAGTGCACTTTAACTCGTCGCGCACCGGCGTGCGCCTGATCGGCCCGAAGCCGGAATGGGCGCGGACGGACGGCGGCGAGGCTGGACTGCACCCCTCGAATATTCATGACAATGCCTATGCGGTCGGCGCGATTGACTTTACCGGTGATATGCCCGTGATTCTAGGCCCCGACGGCCCGAGTCTCGGCGGCTTTGTCTGCCCGGTGACGGTGGTGGGTGCGGAGCTCTGGAAAATCGGGCAGCTGAAGCCGGGCGATACGGTACAGTTTATTCCGGTGACGCTGGAAGAGGCCGGGCGGCTTGAAAAAGAGAATGCCGCGCTTATTCAGTCGGGCGAACCGATGACGGTGCCGAACTATGCGACCATCGAGGATACGCCGGCGATCATCGGCACGTGGAATGAAGACGATGAATTTGAAAAGGTGGTCTGCCGCCAGGCGGGGGATCAATATCTGCTGCTGGAGTTCGGTCCGCTGCAGCTCGACCTGCGGCTGCGGTTCAAGGTGCACGCCTGGAACCTGAAATTTGAAGAGCTGAACCTGCCGGGCATTATTGATATGACGCCGGGCATCCGCTCGTTCCAGCTGCATTTTGATCCGGCGGTCCTGTCGCGCACCCAACTGCTCGAACTGATCGATTCGCTGATCAAAGAGCTCGGCGAAAATCCGCCGGAGGAAGTGGAGTCGCGCATCGTTCATCTGCCGTTGAGCTGGGATGATCCGCAGACGCGCGTAGCGATTGAAAAATATATGTCGTCGGTGCGCAAAGATGCGCCGTGGTGCCCGAGCAATATTGAATTTATCCGGCGCATCAACGGGCTCGATTCGATTCAGGATGTGCAGAATATTCTGTTTGATGCGAGCTATCTGGTGATGGGCCTGGGCGATGTGTATCTGGGCGCGCCGGTCGCCACGCCGCTGGATCCGCGGCACCGGCTGGTGACCACAAAATATAATCCGGCGCGGACGTGGACGCCGGAAAATGCGGTGGGTATCGGCGGCGCCTATATGTGCGTCTACGGCATGGAAGGGCCGGGCGGCTATCAGTTTGTCGGCCGTACCGTTCAGATGTGGAACCGCTATCATCAGACCAAAGAATTTGAGCCGGGCAAACCGTGGCTGCTGCAGCCGTTCGATCAGATCCGATTTTACCTCGTCGGCGGCGATGAGCTGATGCAGATGCGCCGCGATTTCCTGAAGGGCCGCTTCTCACTGAAGATTGAAAAGACGACCTTCAACATTAATGCCTATAACACCTTCCTCGAGGAAAATGCAGAGGCCATCGACGCGTTTAAAACCACGCAGCAGGCGGCGTTTGCAAAAGAGTATCAGCACTGGGTGGATAACGATCTGCTGACGTTTGAAGAAGCCGTGCAGCAAGTGTCATCGGAAGAGACGGAAATCATGGACGGCGCCGAAGCGGTGACGGCCTCGGTGGCCGGCAGCGTCTGGCAGTGCAAGGTCGAGGTCGGTGATACGGTGGAAGCCGGGGATGAAGCGGTCGTTCTGGAAAGTATGAAGACGGAGATTCCGGTGATTGCCCCCGTGGCCGGCGAAGTGGTGCAGCTCTTCTGCAAACCCGGCGATACTGTTAAACAGGGACAGGCCGTCTGTTCCATTAAATCTAAATAA
- a CDS encoding cysteine hydrolase family protein → MNSANTALLLIDFQRDFCAPGGYADQCAGIEWVRPIIPYAQRALEAARQHGMRIIHTRENYAPDLSDCPATKLRCSERAGARYGSEGPMGRIMIRGEYGNDIIDELAPQPGETVLDKSSYGAFLTTPLDQILKENGITHLALAGVTADVCVHTTLREAADRGYVCYYLKDAISAFDPAVRTACENLVVQEGSVWGVLTEVQDFVSALTENHIEGTHP, encoded by the coding sequence ATGAACTCAGCAAACACCGCCCTTCTTTTAATCGATTTCCAGCGCGATTTCTGCGCGCCGGGAGGCTATGCCGATCAATGCGCAGGCATTGAATGGGTGCGCCCGATCATTCCGTATGCGCAGCGTGCCCTGGAGGCCGCCCGGCAGCATGGAATGCGGATCATTCACACCCGGGAAAACTATGCGCCGGATCTATCCGACTGCCCGGCCACGAAACTGCGCTGCTCCGAGCGGGCCGGCGCACGATATGGATCAGAAGGCCCGATGGGCCGCATCATGATCCGCGGCGAATACGGCAACGACATCATTGATGAACTGGCGCCGCAGCCCGGCGAAACCGTACTGGACAAATCAAGCTACGGCGCATTTTTAACCACCCCGCTCGATCAGATTCTGAAAGAAAACGGCATCACCCATCTGGCTCTTGCCGGTGTGACGGCCGACGTCTGTGTGCATACCACCCTGCGGGAAGCCGCCGACCGGGGGTATGTCTGTTACTATCTTAAAGACGCCATCTCCGCATTCGATCCGGCCGTCCGCACCGCCTGCGAAAATCTGGTGGTGCAGGAAGGTTCGGTCTGGGGCGTCCTGACCGAGGTGCAGGATTTTGTTTCAGCCTTAACCGAAAATCATATCGAAGGCACCCACCCATGA
- a CDS encoding urea amidolyase associated protein UAAP1 encodes MKPIPEEKILYETVVSGGWNFSRIVRRGRTLRITDLEGGGNASALFYNADNYAERYNMGDTMKIQHISSLFKNACIYSDMGRVLMSITDSTSDWHDVICGVTYREDLLQRFGTKTYQDAHNGFYRSGFDSLTVELAKYGMTKRDFTNVVNFFAKTDIDADGNMTFVADASPAGSYVDLRAEMDTLVILDAGMHPLNPSSEYVAKPVGITLYESEPAAADDPCRMLCPENQRGFENSETYYL; translated from the coding sequence ATGAAACCTATACCCGAAGAAAAAATACTGTATGAAACCGTGGTTTCCGGAGGCTGGAACTTTTCGCGAATCGTGCGCCGCGGCCGCACACTGCGGATTACCGATCTGGAAGGCGGGGGCAATGCCTCGGCGCTGTTCTATAATGCGGATAACTATGCCGAGCGCTACAACATGGGCGACACCATGAAAATCCAGCACATCTCGTCGCTTTTCAAAAACGCCTGTATCTATTCCGACATGGGCCGCGTGCTGATGAGCATCACCGATTCAACGTCCGACTGGCACGATGTCATCTGCGGCGTGACCTATCGCGAGGATTTGCTGCAGCGCTTCGGCACCAAAACCTATCAGGACGCGCATAACGGGTTTTACCGCAGCGGCTTTGATTCGCTCACCGTTGAACTCGCTAAATACGGCATGACCAAACGCGACTTCACCAACGTGGTGAACTTCTTTGCAAAAACCGACATCGATGCGGACGGCAACATGACGTTTGTGGCCGATGCCTCGCCCGCCGGCTCCTACGTCGACCTGCGCGCCGAAATGGATACGCTGGTGATTCTCGATGCCGGCATGCATCCGCTGAATCCCTCGAGCGAATATGTGGCGAAGCCGGTCGGCATCACACTGTATGAATCCGAACCCGCCGCGGCCGATGATCCCTGCCGCATGCTCTGCCCCGAAAACCAGCGCGGATTTGAAAACTCGGAAACCTATTACCTTTAA
- a CDS encoding MBL fold metallo-hydrolase produces MNIANDWFKTKKLSADTTLIFEPHAHVLVRANMFLVEGSERDMIFDTGMGVIPLKPFLDTLRRDPSKEIICVASHTHIDHIGAVHEFDARLVHPIEAEEMAKPTDQLTLFRNEMPDNILQLLLDAGYPPIGETLLEAPPYAGYDPATYRLQGAAPTGLLNPGNTVDLGNHLYRVLHLPGHSPGSIGLFETSTGVLFAGDAIYDGPLIFEGPGTSIPDYRKMFELLKSLPIVTIHGGHDSSFDRTRMLEIIRHYEAIWDRGN; encoded by the coding sequence ATGAATATTGCTAATGACTGGTTTAAAACTAAAAAGCTCAGCGCGGATACAACGCTGATTTTCGAGCCGCATGCCCACGTCCTGGTCCGGGCAAACATGTTTCTGGTTGAAGGCTCCGAAAGAGACATGATCTTTGATACGGGTATGGGTGTGATCCCTTTGAAACCCTTTCTGGATACGTTGCGCCGCGATCCCTCCAAGGAAATCATCTGCGTGGCGTCACACACCCATATTGACCATATCGGTGCAGTGCACGAGTTTGACGCCCGACTGGTTCACCCCATCGAGGCTGAGGAGATGGCAAAGCCCACAGACCAACTCACTTTATTTCGGAACGAGATGCCCGACAATATTTTACAATTACTGCTGGATGCAGGCTACCCCCCGATTGGCGAAACCCTGCTCGAAGCCCCGCCCTATGCCGGCTACGATCCGGCAACCTATCGACTGCAGGGCGCAGCCCCAACAGGACTGTTGAACCCCGGGAATACCGTCGACCTGGGCAACCATCTCTACCGGGTGCTACATCTGCCGGGCCATTCGCCGGGCAGCATCGGCCTGTTTGAAACCAGTACGGGCGTACTCTTTGCGGGTGATGCGATCTATGACGGACCGCTTATTTTTGAAGGCCCGGGCACCAGTATCCCAGATTACCGGAAGATGTTTGAGCTCCTGAAATCGCTGCCGATCGTCACCATACACGGAGGGCACGATTCCAGTTTTGACCGGACACGCATGCTTGAAATCATCCGGCACTACGAGGCGATCTGGGACAGGGGTAACTAA
- a CDS encoding ABC transporter ATP-binding protein, translating to MSFKIENLTKTYQSRRGEVHAIGPVDFEVQKGEFISIVGPSGCGKSTSLYIMAGLEGATDGTILLDGNEVTEPGRDRGMVFQNYTLYPWMTVLENAQFGTTLKKNKNFELPGRANMSLKGRAEYLLDAVGMVDFFDAYPRELSGGMKQRVAIARALVTRPELLLMDEPFGALDAQTREEMQEMLRLLSQHDKTTTIFVTHDVEEAIYLSGRILVYSARPGRIIADITVPYGEDRPLDIKHEKTFLNLKKEIHELLCQQEGEKVDRTKRLRELLAQGC from the coding sequence ATGAGCTTTAAAATTGAAAATCTGACCAAAACCTATCAGTCCCGCCGGGGCGAAGTGCATGCCATCGGCCCGGTGGATTTTGAGGTCCAGAAGGGCGAATTCATCAGCATTGTCGGCCCCTCCGGCTGCGGCAAATCGACCTCCCTGTACATTATGGCCGGACTGGAGGGAGCCACGGACGGCACGATTCTGCTCGACGGAAACGAGGTCACCGAACCGGGCCGGGACCGGGGCATGGTGTTCCAGAACTACACCTTATATCCCTGGATGACCGTCCTGGAAAATGCGCAGTTCGGCACCACCCTGAAAAAAAATAAAAACTTTGAACTGCCGGGCCGGGCCAACATGTCACTGAAAGGCCGCGCCGAATATCTGCTCGATGCCGTCGGTATGGTTGATTTTTTCGATGCGTATCCGCGCGAACTTTCCGGCGGAATGAAACAACGCGTCGCCATCGCCCGCGCCCTCGTCACCCGCCCCGAGCTCCTGCTGATGGACGAACCGTTCGGCGCACTCGATGCGCAGACGCGCGAAGAGATGCAGGAGATGCTGCGCCTGCTCAGCCAGCACGATAAAACAACCACCATCTTTGTAACGCATGATGTGGAGGAGGCCATCTACCTTTCCGGCCGGATCCTGGTGTACTCCGCGCGGCCGGGCCGCATTATTGCCGACATCACCGTGCCCTACGGAGAGGACCGGCCCCTCGACATTAAGCATGAAAAAACCTTCCTGAACCTCAAAAAGGAAATCCATGAACTCCTCTGTCAGCAGGAGGGGGAAAAAGTGGATCGGACGAAACGCCTGCGGGAACTGCTGGCCCAAGGCTGCTGA
- a CDS encoding urea amidolyase associated protein UAAP2, with protein sequence MSELKESTLVEENARLSETVPAGEYWMKEVKKGEILRITDLEGNQAADTLFFNANNTEERYHANNTLRMQNNVYIKLGTEIRSNENNVMMKVVADTCGRHDTLGSACSCESNTSRYAHEKRYMHSCRDTFLQGILDWGQGMDKRDQVCNINFFMNVPVDPEGGSKFSDGISGAGKYVEMEAMMDTVVFVSNCPQLNNPCNGYDPTPVQMTIWDNGN encoded by the coding sequence ATGAGCGAATTGAAAGAAAGTACTTTAGTTGAAGAAAATGCGCGGCTGAGCGAAACGGTTCCGGCGGGTGAATACTGGATGAAAGAAGTGAAGAAGGGTGAGATCCTGCGCATCACCGATCTCGAAGGCAACCAGGCGGCCGACACGCTGTTCTTCAACGCGAACAATACCGAAGAGCGCTACCATGCGAACAATACGCTGCGGATGCAGAACAACGTCTATATCAAGCTGGGCACCGAAATCCGTTCGAATGAAAATAACGTGATGATGAAAGTGGTGGCCGACACCTGCGGGCGGCACGATACGCTGGGTAGTGCCTGTTCCTGCGAAAGCAACACTTCGCGCTATGCGCATGAAAAACGCTACATGCACAGCTGCCGCGATACCTTTCTGCAGGGTATTCTCGACTGGGGGCAGGGCATGGATAAGCGCGATCAGGTCTGCAATATCAACTTTTTCATGAATGTGCCGGTCGATCCGGAAGGCGGGTCCAAGTTTTCCGACGGCATTTCCGGCGCCGGGAAATATGTGGAAATGGAAGCGATGATGGATACTGTCGTCTTTGTCTCCAACTGCCCGCAGCTCAACAATCCCTGCAACGGCTATGACCCGACGCCGGTGCAGATGACCATCTGGGACAACGGAAACTAA